In Cheilinus undulatus linkage group 14, ASM1832078v1, whole genome shotgun sequence, the genomic stretch ggattttttttttgtatccatcccctgacttatacttttcaataacctttttctctcatctgcttggagtgttcttttgtcttcatggtgtaataatAGCCAGGAATACATAACCCTCCAGTGACTGGACCATCCAGACACAGGTTTCTTTAAACTACTatcacttgaggcacattctctgcactcaggtgatccccatttcactaaatgtgagactagcaccagttggaccttaggtcagtcactttaaaaggggtgtGTATTTAcgcagttacttattttacatgacatatttttgtttaactggcattactttgtagaaatcttttttcactttgacatttgagagtttttttttttctttttgtcgcaaaagtaaaattatgtcaaCCATGACTgattataaaaaaatcaataaaaaggtcaaagatacaaggggatgaatactttttacaggcactgtttACCCACAGTATTGGTAACACAGAAACCTTGTCACACAAAATCCAGCCTATTTGTTGACATGCCTTCAAGATTGATCAGCAGTTTATAAATTTATAATGAAAATTATAAGCAGAAACATGAGGCTATGAACAAAATGCTTTAATCTGCTCTGTTCTGTTAAATAAAGTGTTTCAGAgcaattttcaagaaaaaacacCATAATTAACCAGAAAGGGGTCACAGGCAAAGTGGCGTAACAAAGTACATTTAGTCATCTGTGGTCCAACGGGCATGGTGGGTCCATTGACAAAAATTGCAACATACACATCACATGATTTCACAATAAATGAGGATACAACTCAGCAGGATAGGAATGTGGTAAAAGTCAACAGCAACAGAAGCACATAAAATGTGATGTTCCCAACATGATATGTGAAAATGACATCCTTTTACACAATGGCACGAGCTTAAGGGAGGAATGGAAAGTGTGGGTCTGTCAGCTTATTTGTATCCTGTATTATGCgtaaacaaaaacatatgaacCACCCATGATAAGTTCATAATGATTAGAGATACACAGAGAAATTTGCTGGTTCTTAGGAAAGAAGACAAAGAATAGGCTACaggattttgagtcatcttaAACTTGCTTAAGCATCTGTGTACTTCTAAGATATTTGGACATTGTGTGAAGAAGAGGTCTGTATATCTGGAGAAGCAGGGAAGCTTTGCCACTAGATTATCTTAGAGCAATTACCTATCAATTCTAGTTATATTAATAATATGGGAAGTGTGCTTGTGTGACCCTGACTGCAGCTGCGCTTTAGTGTTGTTGGTCAGAGGATAAAGCGAGCATTAATGTacaattttcatgttttctacaTATTCTATCAGAGGACCAACAATGATGcactggatgtttttttttttcattattagaAACCCAGgctatgttgtttattttgagtCAATCCTGCATACACAGTCCTGCTGCTCCATCAAATGTGGATTAATCCACGGCTTAAAATAGTCCCTGCAAATGCTGCATTTAGTCCTGTTTGTGCAGCATGCTAAAAACCTACGGTGTATACCTCTTCAAGGAAATTGCTTGGGTTTTAGATGTGAAATCAGTTTAGATTTACATATTTCCAAGACAGAGAAGagcagagacaaacaagcatTTTGGTATTTTCTGTAGATTAATAGACAATGAAAAACATGCGAAGTAACACCAACTTTGACCTTTGATTGAGGTTGAGTTTGACAGTAGGAATATAAAAAACAAGGTTTGGTTTAACTTTGTGTCGGCAGTGTCAAATGTAATGCATGCTGGTGATATTTTTACCCCTCGTGTTTTAGGATTTTTAGCTTTTGGTCTCATCGGCTTTGTGGTAAGCTGCAGTGTCACTGTCTCCTCTGGGAAAGCACCTGACAACACATATAAACATacaaatacatacataaataaagCCAGGCAATAAGGCTAGGCTTCATGTTGTTTAGCTTTCAAGTGCTTCATTTCAGGCCCCTTCTTTAACACAGCCTTCAGTAACAGCTGCTGATTGAGACACGCTAAGGCATGCACACACAGGATACTGCAGGTGTGTATTCAGGTGACTTGTGCTGCATTAGGGTTTGAGCTATATCAATTAATGCAAAAGCTGCTACATGTGTTTTAATCTGCACAGAAGTTATGCTACTGACTGTAGTGTGACACacagaagaaagaaacaaaactagGTCAGTCTTCTCTGATTAAGCCACTTCTCTTAGTGATCACACACTGTTGGAGACGTGGATGGTGGTTAAATGATATTACAAGTCAGAGGAGGGTAAAGGGTGGCATCTGTAGTTTGGCAACGTGCTGATATGGTAGCAGAAGGAACACAGGAAGTGGTTTTGTTGAAACGTTTTAAGGTTCCCTGGACATTTTTTAGCAGTAGTTTGATCCGGGGCTATGACTCAGAGTCCTGGAGATATGgggagaaaagacaaaaaagattgAACACATTGTAAGTAATATTGTTCTTTTTGCTTAGTAGTAACATTCAAGTACATTTATGAAAGACATGATCATTATAAAGCAAATCTGTTTGGCATTTCCAGCTGGCTTACACATGATCAGATCTTTTCTAACCTAGTTATCCAATCATACTgtagcagaaagagagaaaatggaTTTGACTGGAGGAAAATCTAATGATACTTATTGGTGATGAATGAAAACATCCTATGATGTTTTGCAATTGGATGATCATCAAAGGACCACTGTATACTGACTACATACTTTATATATTCTGTATACTGTAAACTATTTTCATAGTTGGTCAAGGAACCACACCCACCACTCATCAAGTCAGATTTGTACAGTACTGTTGTTACACATCACAAAAAAATCCTTACAGGGGAAATTGCCACAGAGGTGATAGCTTTATCATAAAACTGGACTATCAATACAAAAGAAAGGTACAAAATATTGATATCCGGTTACAAATCTACAGAAATTCTGGAAAAGGGATTATTTTATTCCCTTCTGCCCAAAGGCGTCAAAGACTTCAGcatcccagaatgcactggtTTTGTTGCCTCACAAAGCCAAAATTGATAGGTTCAACCCATCCAGGTACACTGCCCAAACAATGCCAGCCCCCCCTCATCTATTAAGTCATTCACAACTTAATAGCTTACAAAAAAGCATACAGTTTGACTGTTATTGAGAGTCCAAATCCAAAAGGAGGGctatgcataaaaacacaacatttaagaATAATGACTGGCATCTTGAAATTATAAAAGCAACAAAGTTTGAGGTGCATGAGTGTCTCAGTCAGTCTGGACAAACAGCCCCATCTTGTGACAGAAGATGTCATAAACCGTAATCACATACcttatgtgtgtattttaacCATGACACAGAGCTCTTCTTTCACAGTCTTTTGTCAACcgaggataaaaaaaaaatgtggtaaattatggctttttaattATCTGACACTCAAAACGCAATAGCTTTGGATCAGTTTACTACCAGTGTTTCCTAATCTACTGCCATTCAAATACAGGACTAGTTTTCACGCAAATGGGGGCGTGGTCACTCTGGGGAGGGGGTGACGCTGCACTGTTTCTATCAGAAGAGCTCAACAGTACCTGCCCAACTCTTGGAGGTTCTGGTTCTGGAAGCAAATTTGCCATTCAAATCCTCTGtagacatttaaccatttttaatgcatgaacTAAGCGGACCAGCTACTGCACCATAATACCCATGACAATCAAACATTTGATCTGTCCCAAAAATGGCATTTGAAGTTAAAGGAAACGTTACAAGACTGTACATCCTTCTTTATGAAGATGAAAAAACTActtatcccacaatccattgtgaATCGGTTTCTTTTTATAAGGATAGTTTTCCAAGCTTTCAAGCCCTTTGTGTACGTTTTCCTACATTTATCTTTATAGTAGTGTTTATGATGATAATGTTATAATATATCCTAGTTTATGTATGTAATGGTTCATACTATGGATGGCATATACTGTCATCATCAATAGCGGTAGACATTTCCATGGTGACTGAAAACCCAACTAACCAAAGAAGTTGCCCCAACACgctaggattgtgggtactgtatTATTTTTGGCGCAGATCACGAATAGCTATGTTTTCTTAAAAGAGGTTGGTATCTTACAAACTTTTGTCTTTTACAGGAACTTCTACTGTTGTTTCACACTCAGGTTGCTTGTGGTAAGTCTACCATGGATATTTCTGACAGTATGGCTAGTAATGAAATCTGCTACGGAGAAAAGTAATGGGATTTTTACTTCCTGGActgcactgttgagctctatagACTTTTTATCTCCATTGCTGAAGTCTGTTCTGTCCGGTACCAACCTGCCAAAAGGGACATGTTACTCACTAAATGCTAGTGCTAAAAgcaaacatagcaaaagctaatGTAGTTGTATAGAGAATGTTGCTATAGAGATTACTTAGCTGCTTTAGGAGGTTAGctcagctatgtagctattttaTCTACGTAGCTCATGCAgttaatggagctatgtagatAGTATTgttgtgttagaatgttttcatgaaggatgagcttttttccttAAACCAGACTGTTAACttagttttattaaatgttttgtaattaggtttcgCTGGGCAGGtttatgacttttaactttGGTATCCTAACTGTTACCTTAACTCTTACCCTAAACCTGaatggaagtttaatcagattttatttagaaaattttcttgtgtatttctgttttgagcTATAAGTATATGGCATCTCAgctgaacagtctgtgagagtggccttCAAAGATGAgcggtctgcagtcagactgtcttgCCCATCCCAGCTGTTTACATCTTGTTTTGAATAGAGGACGTTACTATTGCAAAAATTAAgtatttctttgtctttgaaaattttgggaaatatttgagaTGCTGTAAtacctcaattaaaaaaaatacataacatAGGAATGGTCatcttttaaattaatatagatTTTCAATGTGTACATTCTACGTACTgtatctttaaatgttttaaatgaagcCCTCAGAAACTAGAGCTGCTGATCCAGCAGAGGGACAAGATGATGACAGGTTTAGAGTTTTAGGAAGTATGGGCTGACAGGATACTTTGTGGCTTTATGAATTTATACAAAGAAATCAGAGGttgttgtgtgtttctgttattttctgagAATGCATTTACTGTGTAACAATGCCACAGCTCATCTCTTCTCTCCCTTACTTTAACTGAGGGTCTGGAGTTGAGCCCGAGGAATGCAAACACAGTGTTATTCTCCTTTGACTGGAAGAAGTCTTCATAGTCctgagagaggaagaaaaaaagaaggaaaaagaggATGTTACATAATCTGTACAAGTTTAAAGGATGGAAGTAAACATCCTTGCCAAATACTGTTGCTTTAAATATAATTCAATGCCAGTGACATTGGGGAGCAATGTTGGATTACCTTGGCCAGTGAGAGTGACGGCAGGAAGAGCAGATAATCTGCCCCATCCATGAAACTGGATTAGGACAGGATTACAGAGGAGCATGCAAACTCAGTGGAGGACATAAACTGGCAAGCTGTGACTGAACAAACTCATTCAGTATTATATGTTGCTCCGCCTTACTTTACAATCAGACCAATGAAACTCACAAAATTGGTCTCAAACCACACTGACTCTAGAGCACAGATCTACCTGTTGGTACTTTACAAGGCCTGAGATTCATTAAGTCATCTTACCCCACAGTAGTGGTCCTCATTGAAGATCTGTGGAGGCAGGGGGTTGCCTTTCTCTGGCCTCTTGTCTTTGGGGATGTTTTGGTACATCCACAGCCTCTGCTCCTCCAGCATGGTGATGTCTACTTCCTGGAAGCTGATTCGATTGGCCTCGAGGAAACCCACGATAGCCTGCTGGTGCTTTTTCACctgaaaaggaggaaaaagtaAAATGGTGAAGGAGGGTTTATttggaaaagtgaaaaaatacaaGGACTTTGCAACGTCATATCATCTTCAGGTTGCCACGTATTTCTTTAATACATGTATTCGCTGTTTGTATATATGTCACATCCCATGTTTGTGCCCTGTACTTAGCCAATAAGGGTCTTTAATACTCTCCTGTAATATTACACTGTAAGATGACACCCACTGAACCAGAGCAGGGTGTCTCTTTCACTCTCACATGTATAGTGAGCTGTATGTATTCTCTGTGGAGTGACTACCCGGTGTAGTTGTGACATTAAGAAGGATTATTGATTAGTGAAGGAGCTTAGGTGTGAAATCTAAAGGCTAATGTACTTTTATCAGCACAGAATGCCACAGCTGTTAATCACATCATTACAGTAGATGAGATTTAAGTCTTAAGTAATTACCTGTTGATGAATCTTTTGTTTACTACTGTAATGTTTATCATTTAAAGCAGGGATGCAGCCATGTAACAGTTCTGCACTGGTATGCCGGTAGCAGATGTGTCATATCCATTTAAAGGCAAGTTAGTACACTTCACAGGCAGGTCAGAGAGGGAAATTCTTATCTGGCAGTCAAAGTCACATGTTAAACAAACTCTGATTTGTTCTGATGTGAAAGACAGGATTCCTgaagatccttgaaaagtcttaaataatCTTTAAATGCAGAGAATCTTTTTTTCTAGCCAACCTTAtatgattttaatgatcaaatggtgcataaatattctccataaATCAGGAAATTCAGTTCTGAATGTTCTAAATTTGCTAAAGGAGGACTCCAGACTCCTCTCTGATTTTGTCTGACtcactgtgatttaataaactcAGTACTGTTGTTAAACACTAGTCAAGTGCTCTAACCTCTGGGCTACCAGGTTGCCAACTTAAAAATCCTTGTAGCCCACCCTTATTTTAACAGATATTTCCTGCTTTTtaactgcagcaacaccaaaaATGTGCCAtggtaaatataaaaataaatatactgtATTTTGATGGAATGTAgacattaaatgtgccagaaatcatcacatTTCATTAACAGTtctttaaatcagtcctggtCTGGAGTACAGAGAAACCTCACGCCTCAAACTTCAGGTAGTTTATCATGCATACACTACTGGTATTACTATTCCTCCGTTCAGgcctttaaaagtcttaaatttgctTTTAGAAGCATGTAGGAACCCTGGAAGGGAGTTTTCTTCAAGAATTGTGATTGTTACATTTCCCAAAGAGGGATCATAGCATCAGTTTAAATAAGGTCAGTCAACCACTGAAATTTTGCAATTgcagttaatctcagaatttcagtAGTTACTCACAATTAATCCACTATTTTTGAAGGAAAATACGGAACTTCATTTAGGTTGAAGATTATGTTATTACAGGGAAAAGGACTTGATATGGACTGTAAATAAGTAAGTGTGCAGAAAAAAGGTAAATGATTTACAACACaaagtgcagatgacttttaacTCTAACTCGTCCATGCTGTCTGTGggttttttaaaagcaaaataaaacattaaggaGTAGTTTATCATCACTCAGACTGCAGcgagatgctgcagtggcttaaccaaagtccgttgaaagagacaataaagcatg encodes the following:
- the sh3bgrl2 gene encoding SH3 domain-binding glutamic acid-rich-like protein 2 is translated as MVIKVYIASSTASVAVKKHQQAIVGFLEANRISFQEVDITMLEEQRLWMYQNIPKDKRPEKGNPLPPQIFNEDHYCGDYEDFFQSKENNTVFAFLGLNSRPSVKDSES